A DNA window from Phragmites australis chromosome 11, lpPhrAust1.1, whole genome shotgun sequence contains the following coding sequences:
- the LOC133885847 gene encoding putative glucan endo-1,3-beta-glucosidase GVI, with product MACGGARMIPAAGVGRVIAPWILACVLLLCSSILGAEGAIGVNYGMLGNNLPPPEKVISMYKANNISYVRLFHPDTSVLAALRGSGIGVVLGTLNEDLARLASNESFAASWVASYVKPFAGAVQFRYINAGNEVIPGETAAHVLPAMQNLKSALQSAGVSGVPVTTAVATSVLGASYPPSQGAFSEAAAPVMAPIVAYLSSKGTPLLVNVYPYFAYSASGGNVALGYALLSADSGAAASVTDGGVVYTNMFDAIVDATHAAVEKAGAQGLELVVSETGWPSGGGTGASVENAAAYNNNVVRHIGAGTPRRPGKAVETYLFAMFNENQKAEGVEQNFGLFRPDMTEVYHVDFAASAGAH from the exons ATGGCCTGCGGTGGTGCAAGGATGATCCCTGCTGCTGGTGTGGGCAGGGTGATCGCGCCATGGATTCTTGCTTGCGTCCTGTTGCTCTGCTCGTCCATTCTGG GGGCTGAAGGCGCCATTGGTGTGAACTACGGCATGCTCGGCAACAACCTGCCGCCGCCGGAGAAGGTTATCTCCATGTACAAGGCCAATAACATCAGCTACGTGCGGCTCTTCCACCCGGACACGTCCGTGCTTGCCGCGCTCCGCGGCTCCGGCATCGGCGTCGTCCTGGGCACGCTCAACGAGGACCTAGCCCGCCTCGCGTCCAACGAGTCCTTCGCCGCGTCGTGGGTCGCCTCCTACGTGAAGCCGTTCGCCGGCGCCGTGCAGTTCCGGTACATCAACGCCGGCAACGAGGTCATCCCGGGGGAGACCGCCGCGCACGTGCTCCCGGCCATGCAGAACCTCAAGTCCGCGCTCCAGTCCGCGGGGGTCAGCGGCGTCCCGGTCACGACGGCCGTGGCCACGTCCGTGCTCGGCGCATCGTACCCTCCGTCGCAGGGCGCGTTCTCCGAGGCGGCCGCGCCGGTGATGGCGCCGATCGTCGCCTACCTGTCGTCCAAGGGCACGCCGCTGCTGGTGAACGTGTACCCGTACTTCGCGTACTCGGCCAGCGGGGGGAATGTGGCCCTGGGCTACGCGCTGCTGTCGGCCGACTCCGGCGCGGCGGCGTCGGTGACGGACGGCGGGGTGGTGTACACCAACATGTTCGACGCGATCGTGGACGCGACGCACGCGGCGGTGGAGAAGGCCGGCGCGCAGGGGCTGGAGCTGGTCGTGTCGGAGACCGGGTGGCCGTCGGGCGGCGGCACGGGCGCCAGCGTGGAGAACGCGGCGGCGTACAACAACAACGTGGTGCGGCACATCGGGGCGGGCACGCCGCGGCGGCCCGGGAAGGCCGTCGAGACGTACCTATTCGCCATGTTCAACGAGAACCAGAAGGCCGAGGGCGTGGAGCAGAACTTCGGGCTCTTCAGGCCGGACATGACCGAGGTCTACCACGTCGACTTCGCCGCGTCCGCGGGAGCCCACTAG